The Loxodonta africana isolate mLoxAfr1 chromosome 5, mLoxAfr1.hap2, whole genome shotgun sequence region GGCCCCTGCCCCGCTCCCAGCCCACGGGATCAGCGCTTCTCCCCCCGGCGGCTCGCAGGTGTGCGGCGACTCCTCCTCACTCACCGCCCCGCGCTCAGGACGACTCGCTCCTCTCTATCCGCCGCACCAGCTCCACCAGCATCTCTGCCATCTTCGCCATCTCCCTGGCCTTCTCCTCGGCCTTGTCGCCCCTCGCGGCCGCGCCGTCGTCGGGGTCCTGGAGGTGGTTCAGCGCGCTCTCCTCCGACGCCTCCACCTGCGTCTTGATCTGGATGAGCATATTGTCCATCTCCCACAGCTTGCCCCGGGTCCGCAGGTAGGCCCGGCCGCGCTCGCGGGTCAGCGCCGCGATGTCCTCCCGCATCTCGTGGATAACCGGCAGCAGGAACTGCTCGAAGTCCTCCTCGGGCTCCAGCACCTCCACCTCCTCGGGCTCCgccagctccaccacgtccaggGGCCGCATCTTCTGCTGCTTCGGGGCCGCGGGGCCGACGACTGCCGGGGAGACGCGAGTGGGGACCGCTGCGCTTACCAGCGGAGCTCCAGAATACTCCCGAAAACTTTCAGCCCTTTTAAACTTCTCGCCTCAGGGAAGCCGCGGGCAGACGCGACTGGCAAGCTGAGAAACGGCGAACAAAATGGAGTCCCGGCCGTCAAGCAGCGCTCTGCGCGTTGCGGCCTTTCACAACGCGGCCGTGCCTCTTTACGGTCACGCCGCTGGAAGGCGCTAGGGGAGGGCGCGCGCCCGTCAATAAAGGGGAGGCAGCCGGCCCGCCGCGCCTGCGCGCCCGCTCGCCGTCGTCCGCCCCTTCTGCGCCGTGCCACGCCCACCTCGTCCCGGTTTGCCGAGCGGGCCCTTCCAGTGGCCGCCTGCTGGCGTTTACGCCTGTTCAGGTCTAAGCGCAACCCTCCTACGTTAGAAGCGGCGCACCCTACGTCATAATGTAGCCGGCGGCTGTGACGTCCCCGGGCCAACGCTCACAGCCCTCTCTCTTCAGTGCAGCCGCTTTAAGCTTACTTTTCATTCTTCTCCGACTCCAGTCAGAAGTGGCGGGGAGCCTTCCACCACACTGAGGCCCCCACGCCCGAAGATAAAAGGCCTGATGTGACTCATCTTGAGGCCCTGTCCCGGCCATTTCCGGGCTTGAGACTCCCATTTGGCGTCTTCTCATTGGGCTGTGTCCCTAACGCCCTGAGCAGAGCTGGGCACACGTTAGCAAATTTGCTTTGACATTCACGTCAGCACAGAATTTTAAGAAAGGATATGTTAATTTCAGAGGCCTGGACCCAGTCCCAGAACAGCAATACAAATTTGGAATCTCGGTTGCACAAGTGCCATAGGTTCCAAGGTCCTCAACGCAAAACTGGTCAGAGAAGTCCTGTGTTTCCCCAGAATGGATCTGTGGGAGCCAACGCCGGGCCTTGATCAGTTGGGCTTCCTGCGGTTGGAGGTCTGGGTGGTGCATTCTCTCTGCACCTAGCATGGCTAGGGTCCACCATGCCAGTG contains the following coding sequences:
- the LOC100659780 gene encoding MORF4 family-associated protein 1, with translation MRPLDVVELAEPEEVEVLEPEEDFEQFLLPVIHEMREDIAALTRERGRAYLRTRGKLWEMDNMLIQIKTQVEASEESALNHLQDPDDGAAARGDKAEEKAREMAKMAEMLVELVRRIERSESS